In Nitrospiria bacterium, the sequence CTGATCTTCTAGATCATATGGCCATCATATTTATTAAAAAAAAGACACAATTGGATCTAGAAACGGCTAAACGGATCTTCCTTGCAGGAAAACCATGGTTTACATTTGGGGAAAATGAAAAGGGACAACCGTTAAAACATCTAGCCAGAGAAATGGCGGAATGCATATTTCAAGACAATGAAATTCTAAAAAAGAAGGTCAGGGAAATCTCCGAGAAAACAGGAGAGGACATCCAAAAAATCCAAAAAGTCCTTTGGGCAATTGTGGATTACCAGGTGTGTATCATAGAAGAGTTGTTAGACTGAAAATTAAAATTTTCACCCCCCCAAAAAAAATTTTTCGTTAAACTTTCAAATACCCCAAACCATTTTCATCCCATGTTTGGACCGGATCGTTGGGGTCCCACGATTCGACCAACTGAATCTGGTTTAATTCCTTAAAACGCTGATAAGTCCCTAAAATTCGATGGGCATAGGCCTTTGGAAGAGTTTGGTCTTTCTTAAGCATCCTGGCTACTCGGGTTGGCCCATAATTGTATGCAGTTAACGCCACCTCGATTTTCCCAAAGCGATCAACCAACTTGGCAAGGTAATGGGTTCCCAATTTAATATTCAGATGGGGCTTAAAAAGCGTTTTTTTTCCATTCCAGGGGATATTGATGGCTTTGGCCAAGGCGCGGCCGGTTGTTGGCCGAATCTGCATTAGACCTAAAGCCCCCACCCTAGATTTAGACCAATTATATATAGAGCTTTCTTTTACCACCAGGGCCAGGATTAATTCCGGGTCAAAACCGTATTGATAACTTTCTGAATATATGAGTTCAGCCATTTCGGTTTGAGCCGTCTCAGAAAGGCCTGTTTTGAATTTTTTTAAAATAGAGACAATCCTTAATTTTTTTATCCGCTTACCTTCCTTGGCCCAAAAACTTAAACGCTCTTTGGAAACTTCCTGGCTTTCCGAAATTGAAATCCCAGGAAAAAAAATACTGACGATAAAAAGGAACCCGACTACCTGAAAAACTTTTTTTACCTTTAGGAATTCCATTTTCTGCCCTCCTTTTGACCAAAAAAAAACCCATCTTCTCCGATAAGAAAAGATGGGTTAAAAAAAATAACCACTTCGGCAGCTCCGCTGTCCTTAGACTTTAATTTAAGGACCGGAAGCTTTGCGCCCCCACCTTACGATGGGTTTGCTCTTATCGGATGGTTGACTTTTTGGTTAAATTCTTAAAATTAACTTTAACAAAAAAAACAATATTGTCAAGGAGGAAAAGTTTTTATTTTACAATAAATTGCAAATTCAATTGCCTTTTTCATCATATCCATACGAATAAAAGGCTAAAAAAAGAAAAAAATGAATTTATTTGGAGAATAAACGAAATAAGTCATTGATAAAAAATCGGTTTTTTTCAACCTAGGAGTCTTTCGGACTTAACGATCTGATCCGACAACCGTTTGTATAAATTTTTGTGGTCGCCGCGTTTTGGTCGGTCCTTATCGATCAAAATAGCGGTGATCTGTTCTTTCTTATTGATTTCAACTTAAGGCGTGTAGCCTTTTTAAGTTCCAGGCGATGCAGACCAAGTCCCATTCGCCTTGTACCAACTCGATGCCTCGCAACAAGAATTGTCGGAAGCCCATGACTGCCTTTATAATGCCAAAGACCGGTTCCACTGTACTCTTGCGCTTGGCGTAAAGCTTTTTCCCTGCCCGGGTCTGGAGACGGTATTTCATCTTTGTGATCGCGTCTGCATCATCTGACACAGGTAACGGTTCACGGAACCGATCCATGAGCGGCTGGTTGTGCTGATCTCGGCCAAAGGCAATGTACGGAGTGATCTTGTTTTTTTCGCAAACGCCGACGTTTGTTTCGCTGTAGAAGCCGTTGTCGCTAATGACCGTA encodes:
- a CDS encoding transglycosylase SLT domain-containing protein is translated as MEFLKVKKVFQVVGFLFIVSIFFPGISISESQEVSKERLSFWAKEGKRIKKLRIVSILKKFKTGLSETAQTEMAELIYSESYQYGFDPELILALVVKESSIYNWSKSRVGALGLMQIRPTTGRALAKAINIPWNGKKTLFKPHLNIKLGTHYLAKLVDRFGKIEVALTAYNYGPTRVARMLKKDQTLPKAYAHRILGTYQRFKELNQIQLVESWDPNDPVQTWDENGLGYLKV
- a CDS encoding transposase, producing the protein TVISDNGFYSETNVGVCEKNKITPYIAFGRDQHNQPLMDRFREPLPVSDDADAITKMKYRLQTRAGKKLYAKRKSTVEPVFGIIKAVMGFRQFLLRGIELVQGEWDLVCIAWNLKRLHALS